From the genome of Candidatus Eisenbacteria bacterium:
GCGCGGTTACCGTTCTCGCGCTCGCCGTCCTGGCGGCGTGCAACGGGCGCGATCGTCCGAACGTCCTCGTCGTCACCATCGACACGCTGCGCGCCGACCGCGTCGGCTGCTACGGCTTCGGGCTCGCGCAGACCCCGACGATCGACGGGCTCGCCAGCGAGGGTGTGCGCTGCGCCGACGCGACGACATCGGCGCCGATCACGCTCCCCGCCCACAGCTCGATCATGACCGGGCTCTATCCGCCGGCGCACGGCGTGCGCGACAACGGCAACTACGCGCTGCCGTCCGAGGCCGTGACGCTCGCCGAGCGGCTCCAGTCGGCCGGCTATCACACCGGCGCATTCATTTCGGCGGCCGTCCTCACGCGTCGCTACGGCCTCGACCAGGGCTTCGAGGTCTACGACGACGATCTGTGGTCGGAGGACGAGCCCGAGCTGTTCATGATCCGCGAGCGACCCGCGGCGCGGACGGCGGCGCGCGCGCTCGCCTGGCTCGAAGACTGGTGGAAGGGCGGGCGGCGCCAGCCGTTCTTCATGTGGGTCCACTTCTTCGACCCGCACCAACCGTACAAGCTGGCGTCGATCGACCTCGCGGCGATGGCGCCGACGCCGTACGACGCCGAGATCGCGGAGGCCGACCGCGGCGCCGGCCGCCTGATCGACTGGCTCCGCGAGCACGGTGCCCTCGACCACACGCTCGTCGTCCTCACGGCCGATCACGGCGAGAGCCTGGACGAGCACGGCGAGCCGACGCACGGCATCTTCATCTACGACGCGACGATCCGCGTGCCGATGGTGTGGCGCCTTCCCGGGGTGATTCCCGCCAACGTGACGTATGGCGGGCCCGTCCGGCACATCGACATCGTCCCGACGATCCTCGCGGTGCTCGGGCTTCCCGGCGGCGACACCGTGCAGGGCACGAGCCTTCTCGCCGCCTTCCAGGGCGGCACGCCCCCGATCGACCTCACGCAGTACTCCGAGGCGCGCCTGGCCGAGGAGGGCTTCGGCATGGCGCCGCTCTTCGGCGTGCGTCACTCGGGGCACAAGTGGATCCAGGCGCCGCGGCCGGAGCTGTACGACCTGCGCCGCGATCCGCGGGAGCTCCAGAACCTCTATCCGGCCGAAGCCGCGTCGGCGAAGCCGCTCGAGGCCGAGCTGGAAGCCGTGACCGCGGACAGCGCGCGCCGAGCCCTGACCGCGCCGACGCGCGAGATCGATCGCGAGACCGAAGAGATGCTGCGCGCGCTCGGCTACCTGGCGCCACCCGAGCAGCGCGCCGAGATGACGGGTCGCGATCCGAAGGACGGGATGGCGCTCTACAACAAGCTGCAGGAGTCGCGGCAGCTCGTGCAGGTGGAGCAGTGGGATCGCGCCAAGGCATTGCTCGACGAAGTCCTCGCGGATGCGCCCGAGAACGTGACCGCACGCAACCTCCTCGCCTACGGAGCGGTCAAGCGCGGCGACTACGACGAGGCCGAGCGGCAGTATCGGGCGTCGCTCGAGCAGCAGCCGCGCCAGCACCGGGTGTACGGGGCCCTCGGCTCGCTGGCGCTCCGGCGTGGCGACCTCGACGAGTCGGAGCGGAGCTTCCGCAAGGCGCTGGAGCTGGCGCCGACGTTCGTCGAGGCGATGAGCAACCTCGGATTCGTCGAGCTCGTGCGCGGCAACGAAGCCGGCGCGCAGGAATGGTACGAGCGGGCCATCGCCGTCGATCCGACCTTCCCGCACGTGTACCGCCGCCTGGCGGATCTCTTCTACGACCGCAAGGACTTCGGGCGCTCGCTCGACTACTACCGCAAGGTCCTGGTGACGCTCCCGGAATTCTTCGAGGTGCTCGTGCAGGCGGGGAACGCCGCGCGCTTCGTCGACGACCCGAAGACCGCCGCGGACTACTACACGGAGGCGGCGCGTGTCCGTCCCGACTCCTGGATCCCGCCCTACAACCTCGCGTGTCTGCGGGCGCTCGGCGGCGAGCCGGAGCCGGCGCTCGCGCTCCTGGGACAGGCCGTCGATCTCGGGCTCGATCAGCCGCGGCTGGTCGAGGAGAACGACGACTTCGATTCGCTCCACGCGCAGGCCGAGTGGCCGGCGTTGCTCGCGAGGACCCGCGCGGCCGAGCAGGCACGCGCGCGGGAGCAGCCGGCGCCCTGAGGCGCTCAGCCGACGAGGAGCCGCGCGAGATATCGCCAGCCGTGCGTGATGTCGGTCACGCAGAAGGCGAGCGAGAGCGCGAACGCGTTGAAGGTGAGGGCGATCGAGAGCGCGTGGGCGACGGGATGCGAGCGCCACCACTGCACGAGCCCGAGGGGCAGGCGGCGACCGAGTTCGCGCGCGAAGACGCCGACCCAGATGAGACCGATCGCCTGCAGGAAGCCCCAGAGCGCGAAGCCGGGCGTGTAGCCGTGCCAGAGCCCGCATGACGTCATGGCGGCGATCTGCCCGCCGGCGGCCGCCACACGATGCCCCCATCGGCGGCGCATGAGCGCGCGCGCGACCGGAATGAAGATGTAGAGGCGGAGCCAGCTGGTGAGCGTCATGTGCCAGTGCTGCCAGAGCTGGACCAGATTTCGCCGCACGAGGGGGTTGTCGAAGTTCTCCTGGATGGTCCAGCCGAACACGGCGGCAATGCCGATCGCGATGTCGCTGTAGCCGGAGAAGTCGAAGTAGACGCGGAGCGTGTTCGCGTAGAGGCCCAGGAGCAGCACGGAACGGGAATGCGGGCCCGGCTCGGCGATGATGCCCGCCGACCAGTCGCCCAGGGCGTGCCCCACCACGAGGGCCTTCACGAGGCCGAACAGCACGCGCTCGAGCCCGCGGCCGACGCGCGTGCGATCGAAGGTCGGCGCCTGCGGCCGGAAGTGCTCGAACGGCTCGATGGGCCCGGCGGGATACGTCGGCAGGAAGGCCATCCAGCCGAGCACGTCGGCGAAAGCGACTGCCCCGTAGGTCTTCCGCGTGCTCTCGACGAGCGCGGCGACCCCCTTGAGGGCGATGTACGAGACGCCGAGGAACACGAGGCCGCCCTGCGAGGGGAGCAGTCCGCTGCCGTTCGCGGCGAGCTTGTTCCACGAGAAGACAACGACGAAACCGGCGATGCCGGCGGTGGCGAGGGCGCGGGCCCGCCGGATGTCGGTGGTCTCCGCCGCCGATCGCATGAGCAACCAGAGACCACCGGTCACCACCACGACGAACGCGAGCAGCCGCACGTCCCAGAGCCCGAGGATCGCGAGGCTCGCCATGGCGACCACGGCGCGCCGGGCCTCCGCCGGCACGACCGTCCAATAGATCGGCGCCAGAGCCAGCGTCCCGAGGAGGGCGGGCAGCATGCCGCGTGACGCGCGGTGCTCAGCGCGCGG
Proteins encoded in this window:
- a CDS encoding sulfatase-like hydrolase/transferase encodes the protein MIPSPRRATRAVTVLALAVLAACNGRDRPNVLVVTIDTLRADRVGCYGFGLAQTPTIDGLASEGVRCADATTSAPITLPAHSSIMTGLYPPAHGVRDNGNYALPSEAVTLAERLQSAGYHTGAFISAAVLTRRYGLDQGFEVYDDDLWSEDEPELFMIRERPAARTAARALAWLEDWWKGGRRQPFFMWVHFFDPHQPYKLASIDLAAMAPTPYDAEIAEADRGAGRLIDWLREHGALDHTLVVLTADHGESLDEHGEPTHGIFIYDATIRVPMVWRLPGVIPANVTYGGPVRHIDIVPTILAVLGLPGGDTVQGTSLLAAFQGGTPPIDLTQYSEARLAEEGFGMAPLFGVRHSGHKWIQAPRPELYDLRRDPRELQNLYPAEAASAKPLEAELEAVTADSARRALTAPTREIDRETEEMLRALGYLAPPEQRAEMTGRDPKDGMALYNKLQESRQLVQVEQWDRAKALLDEVLADAPENVTARNLLAYGAVKRGDYDEAERQYRASLEQQPRQHRVYGALGSLALRRGDLDESERSFRKALELAPTFVEAMSNLGFVELVRGNEAGAQEWYERAIAVDPTFPHVYRRLADLFYDRKDFGRSLDYYRKVLVTLPEFFEVLVQAGNAARFVDDPKTAADYYTEAARVRPDSWIPPYNLACLRALGGEPEPALALLGQAVDLGLDQPRLVEENDDFDSLHAQAEWPALLARTRAAEQARAREQPAP
- a CDS encoding MBOAT family O-acyltransferase — its product is MLPALLGTLALAPIYWTVVPAEARRAVVAMASLAILGLWDVRLLAFVVVVTGGLWLLMRSAAETTDIRRARALATAGIAGFVVVFSWNKLAANGSGLLPSQGGLVFLGVSYIALKGVAALVESTRKTYGAVAFADVLGWMAFLPTYPAGPIEPFEHFRPQAPTFDRTRVGRGLERVLFGLVKALVVGHALGDWSAGIIAEPGPHSRSVLLLGLYANTLRVYFDFSGYSDIAIGIAAVFGWTIQENFDNPLVRRNLVQLWQHWHMTLTSWLRLYIFIPVARALMRRRWGHRVAAAGGQIAAMTSCGLWHGYTPGFALWGFLQAIGLIWVGVFARELGRRLPLGLVQWWRSHPVAHALSIALTFNAFALSLAFCVTDITHGWRYLARLLVG